GTGACATGTGAGTCCTAGGGGGCCAGGACGTTGGATGGCAACATGTAAGGGTTGCACTAGGAAACTCAACCCAAATTGGTTGGCAAAAGTGGGTGCACCCACTTGGCCAGAACCTTGAGGGTTGTAGCACGGGCAGCAGAAAGGGGAAGGGCACTGTCACTGTGCTTTCTGTCAAGGGGAAGATCTCCATTGCAAAGTGACTCAGAAGCAGGGAGTGTGGGCAGGCTCCAGGCAAAATGGCTCAGGACGGAGAGCATGCTGCTGCCCCTGGAGAGAGGCACCCCTGGCCTCAGGAAGAGATCCTCGGGGCTGAGGTCAGGCGGGCAGCCAGAGCCTGATGCAGCTCCATCCTTCCAGGAATCAAGGGTAAAAGGAAGAAGCCCCCAGGTGCTCTGGGGCGAAAGGAACAAAATTCAGCTGCATTCCCAGGCCTGGCTCGAGTTCTCGAGGAGGTTCTGGGAGGGAGAGAATTTTCCACCTTCACCCTCAAGAACAGGAGAAGCAACAGCTGGGATCATTTTATAATTAACCAAGATTTGCCCACATCCATAGACACATTTTTACTTTCCAACTTTCTTTCCCTGAGTGGGCTCGCTTGCCCTCCTAATCAGCCTGTAGTGAGGCAGCAGGATGGCTACTGCcaagtccattttacagatgaggaaacaggcacagagagctGCCCACCCTGGTCCCAAGCTGGGAAACTCAGGTCTCCTGGCCCAGCACTCTTTGCAGTGCCTGCCTGCATGCCCAGCTGGCATGGCTGAGCTGGGAGCCTCCTCCAGCCAGGGCATCTGGGGCTAAACTGGACTCCCTGGAAGTCAGGGTTACTAATCCCGCTAGTGCACGGCCCTCGGTCTCCTCCAGCACACCCACCAGCAGAATTGAGAGAAAGAGGTCAGCGCCGTGGCctggaggggcctggtgggaatgGGACAGACACTCCTGTGTCTGTAAGCCCTGAGTGTTTGCTCTGTGACTCAGCCCCCACGGCCATGGCCACAGGCAAGCTCTGTGTCTGTCCACATCTCCCAGATCCCTCAGCTCACCGCACACTCCCACCCTCTGGTCACTGTGCCCATGTTTAGACAGAAGGGCAAGGGGCACCAAAGCTGGCCGAGGGCTCAGCCCAGTCACCCAGTGTGGCGCCAAGAGGTAGGGGCCAGATGATTCAGGCCTGGCCACTTCCCATAGCCTTAACTCTGTTTACCCAGATGCAGGCACCAGCCACACCTCTTGCTGGACACTCCCAGCATGGAGCATCTCCAGAACCCTGCCTTCCACCCTCCCCCTGGCCCCCCCACCTTATCCTCAGCTCCTTTCTCCCAATCTTCATGCCCTCCCTGCTCCACTTCCCAGCTATAGGACCTTTGGCAAgttttcccctctctgggcctctgttttctcatctgtgaaatggggccaGTAGTAGATCTATTGTGATGCCTAAAGAAGCTACTCCACCTGAAGCTTCTAGCActgtgcctggtacataataCCTACCTGAAACATGCACACCACCAGTTATGAGGGTAGTGATTGGTGTGATAGCAGCAGCTTATTCCTCAGTCGCTTGTCTCCCAGCCTCTGCCCCTTTGCAGGCCTCTGCCCTCTGAGCCCCAGCTCCTAATCTCTAAGCTTATCCCATCTCTgacacttgctagctgtgtgaccttgggcaacttactGTTCCTCTACCTGTccgggactcagtttcctcatcagtaaaaggCTAGCGATACTGAGGGGATCCGTGAGCAGCAAGTACTTAGAAGGGCTGGTGTGCAGGAAGCACGCAGCGTGCAATGTCATGACTGCTGCCATCGCTGGAAGACCCGGCCTCTTCAGCCAAGGGAGGCACTGAAGCCACCTTCCCCTCTGCTTGGGCTCCAGGGCCCCCAAGACATCTCCTTCCTAcacaattcacacacacacagaccaggCCTGAGGGAGATGGGGATCCAGACCCCGGCTTCTGAGGGACTGAAGTGCCCCACCTTTACAGAGGGTCCTTGGGGCCACAGGGTCCTACCCAGGAGTCAGGACCCCTGCACAGCTGAGGGGCCCCAGAGCTCTCAGTGACCcctcctcagtccctcctcacTCCCTGCACCATGCACACCTCCCCTCATCTCTTGAGAACAAAACTGAGCCAACTGGTTCTCACCCAGAACTGGACATCCCTGAGCGAGGAGCAGCAAGGAACTCGGGGTTTGGGGGGTCTCCAGGGTCACCTTGCTTGCACGCCATTGATAAAGCTGAAGTTTAGTCCCTCAGCCTGCAGTGGGGACCCAGGGGTCCTGGCTTCAGGGGTCTCCTCACTGCCCTTCCTCttgccttcttctctccctcctctcccagaCCTCAAGGGCCCCTCCCCAGACTCTCTGCCAGCTGACCATAGAGGCAGGATGGGGTTGGGGGTGCGGAGGGCAGAGGCTTGAGTGGAGGCACcaggaggaaggagcaggaggTAGAGGGGCTACAGTGAGGAGCCCCTGGATTCCAGAGCCAGGCGTTCGTCTCCAAACAGATGTTTCCAATAAATCACCCAGTGCGCCAAGGGCAGTAACAGCTGGGGGCTTGGCAGAGGCCGAGGTGAAGATTAACTGCTTCACTGCTGTGCTCCCGACCCCAGCCAAACCACCCCTCTTCCCCAGCACCGCCACTGCCACCACTCTGCCAAAACTCCAGGATGGCAAGAGCAGGAGAATGGACTTTGTGTGAGGAACAAAGGAGGGGTCCAGGGCTCTGAGCCTCTGCCCTTATACGTCTGTTATTTCTGGACTGAGCACTGAACTGAGAGTCAGGAGCTAGGCCCAACTCAATTCCATGGCGTGGCTCTGGACTAGTCATttcttctctctgggcctcagtttccccatctgcaggATACAGGTCTGGCTGGGTGCTTTGGGTGTATGTAAGAATGAAGCAGGCAGGATTCAAGCATAGCTCTGGGGTCTGAATGACCCCCACCCTTTTCCCATCACCCTTTCTCTTCATCTCTCCAGGCCAGCCTCAGGGGAACCCCTTGGGCTGTACCCCACTACTGCCGAATGGCTCTGGCCACCCCTCAGAGGTGGGCGGCACCAGACGGGCAGGGAATGGTGCCCTGGGTGGCCCCAAGGCCCACCGGAAGTTGCAGACACACGCATCTCTCGCCAGCCAGGGCAGCAAGAAGAGTAAGAGCAGCACCAAATCCACCGCCTCCCAGATCCCCCTCCAGGCCCAGGAAGGTAAGCACCCCGTCCCATCTCTCCCTGGGAGAGGCCTCCAAAGCCAGGTTCCTCGAAGCAGGACGCACGGGCGCACAGGAGCACCTTCACCAGGCTCCTGCTCAGAAGTGCAGGATCTCAGCCTCCTTCCATGCCTACTGGATTGGAATCTCGTGGAGCTTAACAAGCCCTGTaattaagcctgtaatcccagcactttgggaggctgaggcgggtggatcacctgaggtcaggagtttgagaccagccttgtcaacatggtgaaactctttctctactaaaaatacaaaaaaaaatagccgggcatggaaGCTGATGCATGATCAAATCTTAGAACCTTGCAAAGTACACCTGTTGGGTAAAGGTGTACCTGCCTTCTCAACgccacctccccaccacccccccaagcccctccccatccctgctTTCCCAGAGTTGCTGTGACAAGGAACGGAGCCACCTGGGTTGATCCATCTTAAGCCACTTTTCTGGAAACAGAAATTTTCTGtttagggaggaaaaaagaacatGTAGCAGAATAAAACGGTGCGGGGGCAGGGCTGCAAGGTGCAGTGGGAGGTCAGAGGATCCAGACACCCAGCCAGCTGATGCGCCTGCAACTCAAAGATCCTCTGCAGGGCCATGGGGGCAGCCAGTCCCCTCCTCACCAGCCATCAACTGAACGTGGCTAACAGCTGCCTGAGCTCAGTGATGGCCTGACCTTTACCTCAGATTGTTCCTGTGATTCCTGTTCGTGTGAAGGGACCCTGGCCTGGGCATCTGCAAAACACATTTGCATGTAACATGCTCAGAAACCTTCCCACTCCACAGATTCTGCCCaatagtctttctttcttttttttttttttttttttttttttgagacggagtctcgctctgtcatccaggctggagtgcagtgtgcagtggctcgatctcagctcattgccacctcctcctctcgggttcaagcgattcttctgtctcagcctcctgagtagccaggactacaggcgtgtcccaccacacccggctaatttttgtattttagtagagacggggtttcaccatactggccagcttgctgtcaaactcctgacctcaggtgatccacccgcctcggcctcccaaagtgctgggattaccggcgtgagccactgagtccggTCCCAACAGCCTTATTTGTGAAGgagccatttattcatttaaaatgtcctggccgggcgcggtggctcacacctctaatcccagcactttgggaggccgaggcgggtggatcacctgaggtcaggagtttgagaccaaccttgccaacatggtgaaaccctttctctactgaaaaaaaaaaaaaaaaaatagccgggcatggtggtgggcacctgtaatcccagctactcaggaggtggaggttgcagtgagccaagatcgcaccattgcactccagcctgggcaacaagagcaaaactttgtctcaaagaaaaaatcaaatgaaatgtcCTAGGCACCTGCTACGTGCTGGATACCCGGTTCATAACCTCATAAAGCTCTCATAGAGAGCTAGATAGATAATCGCTATACGATGTGTTAAGTGCAGTGATAAACTCACACAGAGGATTATGCAAACACAGGGGGACCACTCACACCAGCCCAGAAATCTGGGGAGGGAATCCTGGGAAGGCTTGGAGGCGATGTCTGAGCATACCTTAAAAGACCAGAAGGAGGCTCCAGCCAGGAGAGCACAGAGCTAAGAAatggccagtgtggctggagggtgaACTGCCAAAGGTGAAACTCCTGGCAGGCAGGGGTCCTTGGAGATCCTTACCAACCAGGCAGTGAACCTAGACTATCTGGAAAGCAGTAGGGAGCCACTGAAGGGTTTACACAAGGTGGTGACCTCGTTAGATTTACATTTGAAGATAACGACCCTATCCAGTTTGGAGAGCCATCAGAAGACCCTAGTCCCTCCACACAGGCATGCGGGAGAACAGGATTAGACCCTCCACAGCATAGTGAGCCTCCCAGAGGGCCCCCAGCCAGGAGAGCTGTGCGCTGTGCCCCAGGGCCTGGCCCCAGCACACGGAGGGCTGCAGGACATGGGCTTTAGAGCCAGCAGCCTGGATTCAAGCCCCAGCTCCACCACCTCCCAGCTGGTGCCCAGCGCAGCTTCATGCATTTCTATTCACTGAGCACctctatgtgccaggtgctgttctaggGACTTGTAATCTTTCagtgaacaaaatggacaaagatgCCTGCCCTGCTGGAGCTTACATACCCGGTAGGAGGAGCTGACAGTGAATATGAGGAAACCGTGTAGCACAGTGGGAGGCGACGCATCCTCTGGGGGATGAAAAAGACAGTCAGGTAGGGTGGGCAGGGAGTGTGAGGCAGAGCCAGCCGGTGGCAGTACTGAAGCGGGTGGTGGAAGGCCTCGATGAGAGGTGGCATTTGGGCAAAGAAGGAGATGAGAGAGTCAGCCGAGCATGTGCCTGTGGCAAGcttgttccaggcagaggaatcAGTGCCTGCATGGCCAAGGAGCAGCCAGGAGGCTGGCATGGCCAGAGCAGACCGATTCGGAGGAGAAGAGTGGGAGAAGAGAACTAAGAGGGCACAGGGATCAGACCACAGGGGGACTCAGAGGCCACTTCAAAGACTTCAGCTTTTATCACAAGTGACATGTGAACCATGGGAGGGGTCTGAGCAGAGGAGGGCCAGGATCCAGCAGATATTTCTAAAGGATCCCTCTGGCTGGCTGCGGTGTGGAGCGGAGATGCCGGGGGGCAGTGGTCAAAACCAGGGAGTGGGGACACCAGTGAGCAGGCTGTTGAAGgtgtccaggtgagagatgaacCAGGTGGTAGGATTTTGGGTGTAGATTTaacttctatctctctctctcttttttttttcttcttcttctttttttttttttttttttttttgagacagagtctagctcttgttgcccaggctagagtgcaatggtgtgatctcggctcactgcagcctccacctcctgggttcaagcgattctcctgactcagcctcccaagtagctgggattataggcgcatgccaccacgcccagctaattttttgtatttttaatagaaatgggatttcaccacattggccaggctgttctcgaactcctaacctcaggtgatccgcccacctcggcctcccaaagtgctggggttgcaggtgtgagccattgggCCCAGCCGACTTCTCTTaacctcagtctcttcatctgtagaGTGGGGCTAGTAATAGCCCCTGCCTCATAAAGTCGTTGGAGGCCTAAATGAATCTAATTCATGCACAGCACTCAGAACAGTGCCTAGAACATGAATCACTCCATATgttggttaaataaataaacagagggTGGCTAAGAGCAAGGATGATCCAGACTGCCTGGGCTGGACCCCTGCTCTGATGTGCTTAACTGTCTGTGCCTGGGGGTCATCACCTAGAAAATGGAGCTGTGGGGACAGATACGTGAGCTTCATGCATGCCGAGTGCTTGGCATGGGCAGGGGCACAGTAAGCACTCAGCGTCCCTGCCGCTGCCGCTGCCGCTGCCGCTGCCGCTCCCGCTGCTGCTGGGCCCCCACACCCCGGGCTATTTCACACACgcccacccctcccctctctcACCCCTCCCCGTCTCCACCGCCCACCCCGCAGACTGCTGTGTCCACTGCATCCTGTCCTGCCTGTTCTGCGAGTTCCTGACGCTGTGCAACATCGTCCTGGACTGCGCCACCTGCGGCTCCTGCAGCTCAGAGGACTCgtgcctctgctgctgctgctgcggctCCGGTGAATGTGCTGACTGTGACCTGCCCTGCGACCTGGACTGTGGCATCCTGGATGCCTGCTGCGAGTCCGCGGACTGCCTGGAGATCTGCATGGAGTGCTGTGGGCTCTGCTTCTCCTCGTGAGCCTCTGTTGGGGGCTGGGCCAGCCAGGCACCCCTGCAGATTCCAGCAGGGTCCCTCTGGGGCCAGGCCCGGGACTGTCACACAAGGCTTGAGAAACCCCCTCTCCCTGGTCCTCTCCCACTCATCCATGTCCTCTCAGAACCCCAGCCTTGAAAATGGTGAGGGGGACACTTGGAGAGGCCACCTCCTCAGCCGTGGGTGGTGGGCCCATGGTAGAGAAGCCTGAACTCTTTACTGGGTTACCAGGGACATACATTACCAAGGACCTGACAGGACAACctaggggcagggctggggtgggggccgcAGAGGGCAACCAGGGCTGCGGAACACTGTGAAGGTTACTTTGGGGAGGGCGGGCCGGTGGGGCCATGGCTCTCTACCTCTCCTTGCTCCTGGTGCCCGCCTCTCTCCTCCACCACCTCTCTCCTCCACCCTGGGGCTTAGAGGACagcaaaatgtgaaaagagacgCCCCACCCACCTTCAGCCAGCCCTCTCCAGTCTCCTTTCCTGGGCTTTTGTGGGGGCCTAACCCACGCAGTGACCCCAGAGGGCGGGGCTAGGCGAGAGCCTGGGGTGGGGCGGGAGGGGAACAGTATGGAAAAAGActggaaggggaaagggagggaagggagggagggtctGTTCTATTTGTTGctgtaaataaagatatttgtcCATCTCAGATTTCCTCAGGACTCATGACTAATTGCCATGGACCCTGACTCTCAAAAGCAAACGCCCCCTACCACCCCTAAAAAGCACCCACATGGACAAGGCTGCCTTGCCCTCTGGGGGCCCTGCCTCTTCTGCTTTTCTTACCCCAGAAACTGCCCTGCCCTTCACATTCCCCTCCCTTCGTCATGTTTCCCACTAAGAGAAGAAGGTTAAGGGAGTACCGTCTCCCACCGTTATTTCCCTCTTCCCACCAAAGGGaggggaagcccagagagggaagagTTAACCTTGGCATGGAATTAATTAACAGCAGATGTGTTCGGGTTTTGATTAATTAATCTCCTGCTGACTCCAGCTTCTCCAGCTCTTCCCCATGAAGTCGCTCCAAGGTGTAGGTGACGCTCCAAGGTGTAGGTGACGCTCCAAGGTGTAGGTGATGCCCATGTCAGTGCCAGAGGGGTGCCTGGGAGGGAGCTACTCTAGGCCTGGGGCAGCCCAAGCTTGCCCTTGGGCTTCACTGGAGGCCCAGTGGGGGCACACACCCAACCTCAGGCATCCCCCTATTGCCAGGGGTCTGAGAAAGAAGGAAGCCTTGTCAGGACTGCAGGGGCCCCTACGGCCATCTGTGGGGCAGCCTTGGTGTGCAGAGGGAGGGGCCTGAGAAGCAATGGCGGCTATGAGGACCTCAGGGCCGCACTGGGGGCAGCTGGACCAGCACCCCCTGACACACATCCTGGACCTGGAGGAGGCCAGGAGAGGTCCAAGGGGCATGAGAGGCTCTGAGACAGTTAGGGCAACTTGGAGAACATTCAGCTGATGAAGGCCTTGAG
This genomic window from Chlorocebus sabaeus isolate Y175 chromosome 17, mChlSab1.0.hap1, whole genome shotgun sequence contains:
- the MDFI gene encoding myoD family inhibitor isoform X2, translating into MEPPAQPRAQTLSLLPGLEVVTGSIHPAEAAPQEGSLEEAATPMPQGNGPGIPQALDSTDLDVPTEAVTCQPQGNPLGCTPLLPNGSGHPSEVGGTRRAGNGALGGPKAHRKLQTHASLASQGSKKSKSSTKSTASQIPLQAQEDCCVHCILSCLFCEFLTLCNIVLDCATCGSCSSEDSCLCCCCCGSGECADCDLPCDLDCGILDACCESADCLEICMECCGLCFSS
- the MDFI gene encoding myoD family inhibitor isoform X1, producing MYQVSGQRSSGCDAPHGAPSAAPGPAQTLSLLPGLEVVTGSIHPAEAAPQEGSLEEAATPMPQGNGPGIPQALDSTDLDVPTEAVTCQPQGNPLGCTPLLPNGSGHPSEVGGTRRAGNGALGGPKAHRKLQTHASLASQGSKKSKSSTKSTASQIPLQAQEDCCVHCILSCLFCEFLTLCNIVLDCATCGSCSSEDSCLCCCCCGSGECADCDLPCDLDCGILDACCESADCLEICMECCGLCFSS